A segment of the Alkalispirochaeta americana genome:
CTTGTTGGCGCGGGCCGAACCGAACTGATCCAGACAATTTTTGGCATCTACAAGAAATCCTCCGGTACCATCCTGATCGATGGCAAGGAAGTAGAGATCAAATCGCCCAAGGACGCCATACGGGCAAACATGGCGCTTCTGACAGAAGACCGGCGGACCTCGGGGATTTTCCCCATGCTCTCGGTGGGATTTAACATGACCATCGCCAGCATGGGCCAGTTCATGAACAAGGTAAAATTGCTCAGCGCACGGAAGATCGCCCGGAAGTCGGAGGAATACCGGAAGAGCATCCAGGTAAAGACCCCAAACCTGGACCAAAAGATCATGTTCCTCAGCGGCGGGAACCAGCAAAAGGTCCTGGTGGCGCGCTGGCTCATGACTCAACCGGATATTCTCTTTCTGGACGAGCCCACCCGGGGGATCGATGTGGGAACCAAGGCGGAGATACACCGTCTTATCAGCGAACTGGCAGGGCAGGGCAAGACGATCATCATGGTCTCGTCGGAGTTGCCCGAGGTAATGGGAATGAGCGACCGTATTCTGGTGATGTGCAAAGGTGTCGCCACGGGAATTGTGGAGAACACCCCCGATCTCACCCAGGACACGCTTATGGCCTATGCAACAAACACAATGAACAAGGAAACTGCCTGAACAGGCACAACCACGATTTCTCGGACCACAACTGGAGGATACAGATATGCTGAGTTCGCACGGTATGCAGACGGAATGGGTTAAGGAAAAGCTGAAAAAATACGGTATCGTTGTCGTCTTGTTTCTGATGATTGTTGGTCTCACCATCGCTGAGCCCAACTTCCTGGGAAGAACAAACATCTTTAACATTCTCACCCAGGCATCGATCTTCGGGATCATGGCCCTGGGGCTCACCTTTGTCATCATTTCCAAGGGAATCGACCTCTCGGTTGGATCGATCCTGGCCTTTGCGGGGGTGGTGGCGGCCAGCGTGGCCCAGTCTTCCCTGGCAACCAACAAATACTATCCCAACCTGGGTGAGCTCCCCCTGCTGATCCCCATTCTGGTGGCTCTGCTGATCGGGCTTTCCTGTGGTGCGCTGAGCGGGTTTTTTATTGCCAAGACCAAGATTCCGCCCTTTATCGCAACCCTGGGTATGATGACGATTGCTCGCGGATTTGCCTTGATCTATACCAACGGACGTCCCATCAGCAACCTCGATTCCATGAGTGTTATCGGCGGTCGCCTGTTTGGCGTGGTCCCGATCCCGATCCTGATTTACGCCGGGGCGATCGCCCTGAGCTGGATTCTTCTGAATAACACCAAGTTCGGAAAGAACGTCTACGCCATCGGCGGGAACGCCACGGCCGCAGAGGTGTCCGGTGTGGATGTGGACAAGAACCTGATCATGATCTACGCCTACAGCGGACTCATGGCGGGCCTTGCCGCGGTGGTCTTCGCCGGTCGCGTGGGAAGTGTTCATCCCGGAGCCGCCCAGATGTACGAGCTCACGGCAATCGCCGCCACCACCATCGGTGGAACAAGTCACTCCGGTGGAATCGGAACGATCTGGGGAGCCGTTGTGGGTGCCCTGGTTCTGGCGGTGATGCGGAACGGTTTTACCCTCCTGGGGATCGATGCCTACTGGCAGCAGGTCACCGAGGGAGCAATCATCATTGCAGCGGTTATCATTGATATGCGGAAAAACGCCCGCAAGGATTGATGCCCCGCATAGAACAGGTGGCGGTCGATAGAAATCGGTGGAAATCGACAGAAATCGATGGCAGGAATCAGAGAGTGGACCAGAAGAGAGGCAGTACCATGAAGAACATTCGAATCGGATCGGTAGGGCTGGGGCGCCTTGGGTTGCGCCACGCCGAGAACGTTGCAAGCAAGATTCCCGGGGCGTCGTTGCACGCCCTGTGTGATCTGGACGAAACCCTCTTGGCCCAAACAGCGGATCGGCTGGGCGTGCCCTATCGCTATACCGACTTTGACCAGATGGTTCAGAACGCCGAGATCGATGCGGTGGTGATCGTCTCGCCCTCGGGGCTTCACACCGGCCAGATCGAGGCAGCCCTGAAAGCAGGCAAGCATGTCTTCACCGAGAAGCCCCTGGGGGTCACCGTGGAAGAGTGCAAAACGGCAGAACGGGCCGTGGAGGCTCACCCCGATCGGGTCTTCATGATCGGCTTCATGCGGCGTTTCGACGAATCCTATATGTATGCCCACGAGAAGGTGATGCGCGGGGACATTGGCAAGCCCGTGCTCTTCCGCTCCTACAGCCAGGACCCGGAAAGTTCCATCGAGGGGGCGATCAAGTACGCCGGCCACAGCGGAGGCCAGTTCCTGGATATGGCCGTTCACGATATCGATCTGGCCCGGTGGTTTGTGGGAAGCGAGCCCCAAAACGTCTACGCCATTGGAGGCTGCTATGCTCACCCCGAGTTCGGTCAGTACAACGACGGTGACAACGTATCGTGCCTCATGAAGTTCCAGAACGACGCCATGGTCTTTCTCTTCGCGGGACGGACAGCGCCCCACGGGTATAACGTGGAAACCGAGATCATCGGCACCACGGGAATTCTGCGGATCGCTTCGGTACCCCAGAAAAACATGGTGGAGGTTCTTGATTCTCACGGCGTGCGCCGGGAGTGCTCCGACAACTTTCTGGACCGCTTTGAATCCAGTTACGTCCGGGAAATCCAGGAGTTTGTGGACTGCATCCGGGAAGACCGGAAACCCTCGGTATCGGTCTACGACGGAACCAAATGTACCGAGATCGCCTATCGGTGCAAGGAAGCCTTCGAGACGGGTCAGCTTCTGGAGTTCTGATTCCGGCCGGGGCCCCCGGGAGTCTCGGGGCCTCCGGTGAAGAAGAATTGGCATTGAAACAATCGGGGCGAGAGGTCGTTTATCCCCCTTGCGGCCTCTCGCCATTTTTTTGGCATACATAGTTACTTTTTGACAGTAATATCATTCTGAGGGCGGTCCGGATTTGCCGGAGTCGTGATATAATCCCGGCCATGTTGCGAGTGTTGAGGCCCGCACTATGTGATTTATGAATCAGGGGATATAACCGAACTACTGTAGTTGAGACGTGAAAGAAAGGAGGAAGAATGAAAAGACTGTTCCAACAGATCCGGTTGAGGCTCTTTCCACCAATCGGCAGGACTGCTGCTCTTGCCATTGCGCGGCAGAGATGCGCCTCGGAACCGGATCTATTTTGTATCTACCGGCGGCTCCCTGCGAATGTCCACATTTACCGTCAACCTGAAGAGCCGTGCTGGTT
Coding sequences within it:
- the iolG gene encoding inositol 2-dehydrogenase, with the translated sequence MKNIRIGSVGLGRLGLRHAENVASKIPGASLHALCDLDETLLAQTADRLGVPYRYTDFDQMVQNAEIDAVVIVSPSGLHTGQIEAALKAGKHVFTEKPLGVTVEECKTAERAVEAHPDRVFMIGFMRRFDESYMYAHEKVMRGDIGKPVLFRSYSQDPESSIEGAIKYAGHSGGQFLDMAVHDIDLARWFVGSEPQNVYAIGGCYAHPEFGQYNDGDNVSCLMKFQNDAMVFLFAGRTAPHGYNVETEIIGTTGILRIASVPQKNMVEVLDSHGVRRECSDNFLDRFESSYVREIQEFVDCIREDRKPSVSVYDGTKCTEIAYRCKEAFETGQLLEF
- a CDS encoding ABC transporter permease codes for the protein MLSSHGMQTEWVKEKLKKYGIVVVLFLMIVGLTIAEPNFLGRTNIFNILTQASIFGIMALGLTFVIISKGIDLSVGSILAFAGVVAASVAQSSLATNKYYPNLGELPLLIPILVALLIGLSCGALSGFFIAKTKIPPFIATLGMMTIARGFALIYTNGRPISNLDSMSVIGGRLFGVVPIPILIYAGAIALSWILLNNTKFGKNVYAIGGNATAAEVSGVDVDKNLIMIYAYSGLMAGLAAVVFAGRVGSVHPGAAQMYELTAIAATTIGGTSHSGGIGTIWGAVVGALVLAVMRNGFTLLGIDAYWQQVTEGAIIIAAVIIDMRKNARKD